From one Malus sylvestris chromosome 1, drMalSylv7.2, whole genome shotgun sequence genomic stretch:
- the LOC126630088 gene encoding cytochrome P450 77A1-like, whose amino-acid sequence MEGVMMDVVLVCLGLIFFRLWWRYWSVTGGGPKNLPPGPPGWPIVGNLIQVILQRRHFIYVVRDLRAKYGPIFTMQMGQRTLIIVTSSDLIHEALVQRGPEFASRPADSPIRLLFSVGKCAINSAEYGPFWRTLRRNFVTELINPARIRQYSWIRHWAIKSHMDRLIKSKDSIVHVMSECRLTICSILICLCFGAKISDEKIKTIESVLKDVMMMTTPKLPDFLPVLTPLFRRQVREAKELRRRQLECLVPLVRDRKAFVLESDNVKDENVKKIMVSPKGAAYIDSLFELEVPVRGKDRGRRRLEEEELVTLVSEVINAGTDTSATALEWALLHLVMDQKIQEKLYREIVDCVGTDRSPYTNEQKPHEEVITESDVEKMSYLSAVVKETFRRHPPSHFVLSHAALENTELGGYTVPADASVEFYTAWVTEDPDMWEDPGEFRPERFLEGGDGVDVDVTGTKGVKMVPFGAGRRICPAWTLGTLHINLLLARMVHAFKWLPVPDAPPDPTETFAFTVVMKNPLKAIIVPRSLMSSTKI is encoded by the coding sequence ATGGAGGGGGTGATGATGGACGTCGTTCTGGTGTGTTTGGGGCTTATCTTTTTCCGGCTATGGTGGCGCTACTGGTCAGTTACTGGTGGCGGGCCTAAAAACCTGCCGCCGGGGCCGCCAGGGTGGCCGATAGTGGGAAACCTAATCCAAGTCATCCTCCAACGTCGGCACTTCATCTACGTCGTCCGCGACTTACGTGCAAAGTACggaccaatcttcaccatgcagATGGGGCAGCGGACTCTCATAATCGTCACCAGCTCCGACCTCATACACGAGGCCCTCGTCCAGAGAGGTCCCGAGTTCGCGTCCCGCCCTGCTGACTCCCCCATCCGCCTCCTGTTCAGCGTCGGAAAGTGTGCCATCAACTCTGCAGAGTACGGTCCTTTCTGGCGTACCTTGCGGAGAAACTTCGTCACCGAGCTGATCAACCCGGCGAGGATAAGGCAGTATAGCTGGATCAGACACTGGGCTATCAAATCCCACATGGACAGGCTGATAAAGTCCAAAGATAGCATCGTTCATGTGATGAGCGAGTGCCGGCTCACCATCTGTAGTATCCTTATATGCTTGTGCTTTGGGGCGAAGATCTCCGATGAGAAGATCAAGACGATCGAGAGCGTGTTGAAAGACGTTATGATGATGACAACTCCAAAGCTCCCCGATTTCCTGCCGGTGCTGACTCCATTGTTTCGCCGGCAAGTCAGGGAAGCAAAGGAGCTGAGGAGGAGGCAGTTGGAGTGTTTGGTTCCACTCGTTAGAGACAGAAAAGCATTTGTTCTTGAAAGTGATAATGTTAAGGATGAAAACGTAAAAAAGATAATGGTGAGTCCAAAGGGTGCTGCTTATATTGACTCCTTGTTTGAGCTGGAGGTGCCGGTGAGAGGGAAAGACCGAGGCCGCAGGCGGTTGGAAGAGGAGGAGCTCGTGACTCTTGTCTCCGAAGTCATCAATGCCGGGACGGATACTAGTGCTACGGCGTTAGAGTGGGCTTTGCTTCATTTGGTGATGGACCAAAAAATTCAAGAGAAGCTGTACAGGGAAATCGTTGATTGTGTAGGGACAGATCGCAGTCCCTACACAAATGAACAAAAGCCGCACGAAGAGGTGATCACTGAGAGTGACGTGGAAAAAATGAGCTACCTTTCCGCGGTGGTGAAAGAAACATTCCGGCGGCACCCCCCGAGCCACTTCGTCCTGTCACACGCAGCCTTGGAGAACACGGAGCTCGGCGGATACACTGTGCCCGCAGATGCGAGCGTGGAGTTTTACACTGCATGGGTGACTGAAGATCCCGATATGTGGGAGGACCCGGGTGAGTTCCGACCTGAGAGGTTCTTGGAGGGAGGAGACGGGGTTGACGTGGACGTGACCGGGACCAAAGGGGTGAAGATGGTGCCGTTTGGAGCTGGCAGGCGGATCTGCCCCGCGTGGACGTTAGGGACTCTGCATATCAACT
- the LOC126630074 gene encoding protein ORANGE, chloroplastic-like, with translation MLCSGRLLAVSFPPNRYCPYKLHSSSCSGFSYARSPKSSTSKWRSMAMASDPDSSSFGPSVDSDPNPAGDTNPAGFCIIEGPEMVQDFAKMELQEIKDNIRSRRNKIFLHMEEVRRLRIQQRIKSAELGTLDQENELPSFPSFIPFLPPLSSENLKQYYAVCYSIIAGFILFGGLISPSLELKLGIGGTSYKDFIVNMHLPLQLSQVDPIVASFSGGAVGVISALMVVEINNVKQQEQKRCKYCIGTGYLACARCSSTGTLVLTEPVSTVDGRSQPLSLPKTERCSNCSGAGKVMCPTCLCTGMAMASEHDPRIDPFD, from the exons atgcTCTGTTCCGGCCGACTTTTGGCCGTTTCTTTCCCGCCGAATCGTTACTGCCCGTACAAATTGCATAGCTCTAGCTGCTCCGGATTCAGCTACGCAAGAAGCCCCAAATCAAGCACCTCCAAATGGAGATCCATGGCGATGGCGTCCGACCCCGATTCCTCTTCTTTCGGTCCGTCTGTCGACTCTGATCCTAATCCCGCCGGCGATACAAACCCCGCCGG ATTTTGTATTATAGAGGGGCCTGAAATGGTGCAGGACTTTgccaaaatggagttgcaggaGATCAAAGATAATATTCGAAGCCGACGAAACAAGATTTTCTTGCATATGGAAGAG GTTCGCAGGCTGCGGATACAACAAAGGATTAAAAGCGCAGAGCTTGGAACGTTAGACCAAGAAAACGAACTTCCTAGTTTTCCGTCTTTCATTCCATTTTTGCCTCCCCTG AGTTCAGAAAACCTTAAGCAGTATTATGCAGTCTGTTATTCAATTATTGCGGGATTTATACTTTTCGGTGGCCTCATATCACCCTCT CTGGAGTTGAAGCTGGGGATAGGAGGCACATCATATAAAGATTTTATAGTAAATATGCATCTGCCGTTGCAGTTGAG CCAAGTTGATCCCATCGTGGCGTCATTCTCAGGAGGAGCAGTCGGTGTGATCTCAGCATTGATGGTAGTTGAAATAAACAATGTGAAACAGCAGGAGCAAAAAAGATGCAAATATTGTATTGGAACTG GATATCTTGCTTGTGCTCGCTGCTCAAGCACTGGAACCCTTGTTCTTACTGAACCAGTATCAACAGTTGATGGCAGAAGTCAACCCCTCTCACTGCCTAAAACCGAAAGATGTTCAAACTGCTCTGGAGCGGGAAAG GTAATGTGCCCTACATGCCTTTGCACTGGAATGGCGATGGCAAGTGAACACGACCCTCGGATCGATCCCTTTGATTAG
- the LOC126630080 gene encoding uncharacterized protein LOC126630080, protein MEALIASYGNSSSASGSKSPVPPSDLNNSQNPAPARPLPPLPLRESPNSSGFLDLSLSDRPSRVRNFPHVKGNYVVYVYIPVYIPPAPRKEMALFFNKLASLVPGLHALDVNVPFDILRNDKHKLEQVALGRKLHISLGRTVQVRVHQIDSLVTMLRQKLQNQRRYWIDFSKWEVFVNDDRTRTFVSIEVTAAGLAEITKQIQVVNEVYKFHNLPEFYKVPRPHISVAWALGDISNSLKKVFEGERRSAVGRSLQNSIFTSKFNGIECRIGNKIHKICKFSEE, encoded by the exons ATGGAGGCCCTGATCGCCTCGTACGGAAACTCGTCGTCGGCCTCAGGCTCCAAGTCGCCGGTTCCACCTTCAGATCTGAACAACTCTCAAAACCCGGCCCCAGCTCGGCCTCTGCCACCTCTACCACTTCGCGAAAGCCCCAATTCCTCAG GATTTCTGGACTTGTCACTAAGCGATCGGCCGAGCAGAGTCAGGAACTTCCCTCACGTCAAAGGGAACTACGTAGTATATGTATACATCCCAG TTTATATACCGCCAGCACCGAGGAAAGAGATGGCCTTGTTTTTTAACAAGCTAGCTTCTCTGGTGCCTGGTCTCCATGCCCTTGACGTTAACGTCCCGTTTGACATTCTGCGGAATGACAAGCACAAGCTCGAACAAGTTGCTTTAGGTAGAAAATTGCATATAAGTCTGGGAAGAACTGTCCAGGTTCGGGTACACCAGATTGATTCCTTGGTGACAATGCTGCGGCAGAAGCTTCAGAATCAGAGGCG ATATTGGATTGATTTTAGCAAATGGGAAGTTTTTGTTAACGATGATCGGACCCGGACATTTGTGTCGATAGAAGTCACTGCTGCTGGGTTAGCTGAG aTAACAAAGCAGATTCAAGTTGTCAATGAAGTGTATAAGTTTCACAATCTTCCTGAATTTTACAAG GTTCCACGCCCTCATATATCGGTAGCTTGGGCATTGGGTGACATAAGCAATTCCCTGAAGAAAGTgtttgaaggagaaagaagatcTGCAGTTGGAAGATCATTACAGAATAGTATTTTTACCAGTAAATTCAACGGCATCGAATGTAGGATTGGGaataaaatacacaaaatatGTAAATTTTCTGAAGAATAA